A genomic segment from Melanotaenia boesemani isolate fMelBoe1 chromosome 9, fMelBoe1.pri, whole genome shotgun sequence encodes:
- the slc33a1 gene encoding acetyl-coenzyme A transporter 1, which translates to MEPSNLTTHKNGRQRKLAGATVPPDNSRDMDRGEISSSEPEVDEEGVGLIRGSDSEDRWHRRVRPGIRGELGNVSLLLFLYVLQGIPLGLAGSIPLILQSKNVSYKDQAFFSFVFWPFSLKLFWAPLVDALYFSRFGRRKSWLVPTQYLLGLFMLYLSVKVNSLLQSEGGADVVTLTAVFFMLAFLAATQDIAVDGWALTMLSRENVGYASTCNSVGQTAGYFLGNVLFLALESADFCNKYLRIEPKDSGIVTLPDFLFFWGMVFLVSTTLVAIFKRENEHGRGKRRVPEETQGVMETYKLLFSIVKMPTVFTFCVLLLTAKIGFCAADAVTGLKLVEAGVPKEQLALLAVPMVPLQILLPVVISKYTAGPRPLDVFYKAFPFRLLIGLEYALLVWWTPSLKQEGGFPVYYYALVLLSYALHQVALYSMYVACMAFHAKVSDPLIGGTYMTLLNTVTNLGGNWPSTLALWMVDPLTSKECQGAAGQSCGSSVEAGLCVKEGGICVTTLDGYYVESVVCVVIGLTWWVWLGKKMKRLQEQSPAAWRCRANQ; encoded by the exons ATGGAGCCCTCGAATTTGACCACACACAAGAATGGACGGCAGAGGAAGCTAGCAGGTGCTACCGTCCCACCTGATAACTCAAGGGACATGGACAGGGGAGAGATAAGCTCCTCTGAGCCAGAGGTAGACGAGGAGGGAGTCGGTCTCATCAGAGGGTCAGACTCTGAGGACAGGTGGCATCGCAGAGTCCGGCCTGGGATTCGTGGTGAGCTAGGAAATGTGTCGCTTCTTCTGTTCCTCTATGTGCTGCAGGGGATTCCTCTTGGACTGGCTGGCAGCATCCCCTTGATCTTACAGAGTAAAAATGTTAGCTACAAAGACCAAGCTTTCTTCAGCTTTGTCTTCTGGCCATTTAGTCTGAAGCTTTTCTGGGCACCCCTTGTAGACGCTCTGTATTTCAGCAGGTTTGGTAGAAG AAAGTCATGGCTGGTGCCCACACAGTATCTGCTGGGCCTCTTCATGCTCTACCTTTCTGTGAAGGTCAATTCACTGCTGCAGAGTGAGGGAGGAGCGGATGTGGTGACGCTCACTGCAGTCTTCTTCATGCTTGCCTTCCTGGCAGCCACACAG GACATAGCTGTGGATGGCTGGGCCTTGACTATGTTATCCAGAGAAAATGTGGGCTATGCATCCACATGCAACTCTGTTGGCCAAACAGCTGGATACTTCCTGGGAAATGTGCTTTTTCTGGCTCTGGAGTCTGCTGATTTTTGTAACAAATACCTCAGAATAGAGCCCAAAGACTCGGGCATTGTAACTTTGCCAG atttcttgttcttttgggGAATGGTGTTCTTGGTTTCCACCACTCTAGTAGCCATCtttaaaagggaaaatgaaCATGGCAGAGGGAAGAGAAGAGTCCCTGAAGAAACACAAGGAGTCATGGAAACCTACAAGTTGCTGTTTTCTATTGTCAAAATGCCCACAGTCTTCACATTTTGTGTTCTGCTTCTCACAGCCAAA ATTGGTTTTTGTGCAGCAGATGCAGTCACAGGTCTGAAGCTGGTGGAGGCTGGAGTTCCCAAGGAGCAGTTGGCATTGCTGGCAGTGCCCATGGTGCCTCTGCAGATCCTTCTCCCAGTGGTCATTAGCAAATATACAGCAGGGCCCCGCCCTCTGGATGTCTTCTACAAAGCATTCCCTTTCAG GTTGCTTATAGGACTCGAGTATGCTCTACTGGTATGGTGGACCCCCAGTCTGAAACAAGAAGGAGGTTTCCCAGTTTACTACTATGCCTTAGTGCTGCTCAGCTATGCATTGCACCAG gtggCGCTGTACAGCATGTATGTGGCCTGCATGGCCTTCCATGCCAAAGTGAGCGACCCCCTCATAGGCGGGACCTACATGACCCTGCTGAACACAGTCACGAACCTCGGAGGAAACTGGCCCTCCACACTGGCGCTGTGGATGGTTGATCCCTTGACCTCTAAGGAATGCCAAGGGGCGGCCGGACAGAGCTGTGGCTCTTCAGTTGAGGCAGGG CTGTGTGTGAAGGAAGGCGGCATATGCGTGACAACCCTGGACGGCTACTACGTGGAGTCTGTGGTGTGTGTTGTGATCGGTTTAACCTGGTGGGTGTGGTTAGGGAAGAAAATGAAGCGGCTGCAGGAGCAGAGCCCTGCGGCATGGAGATGCAGAGCAAACCAGTGA
- the rps6kb1b gene encoding ribosomal protein S6 kinase beta-1 translates to MAGVFDIDLDQPEENVSDDENEEAQINDIMEQCSGFEFNMDDCEKIEISEDNVNQGTENIRPECFELLRVLGKGGYGKVFQVRKVVGGASGKIFAMKVLKKAMIVRNAKDTAHTKAERNILEEVKHPFIVDLIYAFQTGGKLYLILEYLSGGELFMQLEREGIFMEDTACFYLAEISMALGHLHQKGIIYRDLKPENIMLNSQGHVKLTDFGLCKESIHDGTVTHTFCGTIEYMAPEILMRSGHNRAVDWWSLGALMYDMLTGAPPFTGENRKKTIDKILKCKLNLPPYLTQEARDLLKRLLKRNASSRLGAGAGDATEVQAHPFFRHINWEDLLARKVEPPFKPILQSADDVSQFDSKFTSQTPVDSPDDSTLSESANQAFLGFTYVAPSVLENIKERFSYEPKIRSPRRITGSPRTALSPGWSRSPLLPGVGPSVLQSPQDQAMELSIPEQMDITSSSEASAPLPIRQPTGINLAQMKQQTYPVVAKRPEHLRMNL, encoded by the exons ATGGCCGGAGTGTTTGATATTGATTTGGACCAACCGGAGGAAAACGTCTCCGATGATGAAAATGAGGAG GCTCAGATCAATGATATCATGGAGCAGTGCAGTGGATTTGAATT TAACATGGATGACTGCGAGAAGATTGAGATCTCTGAGGACAACGTCAATCAGGGGACAGAGAACATCCGGCCGGAGTGCTTTGAGCTGCTGCGGGTCCTGGGGAAGGGCGGTTATGGAAAG GTTTTCCAAGTTCGAAAAGTTGTTGGAGGCGCATCAGGCAAAATATTTGCcatgaaagttttaaaaaag GCTATGATTGTACGCAATGCTAAGGACACAGCTCACACAAAGGCAGAGAGGAACATCCTGGAGGAAGTGAAGCATCCCTTCATTGTGGATCTTATCTACGCCTTCCAGACGGGAGGAAAACTGTATCTCATCTTGGAGTACCTAAGTG GAGGAGAACTTTTTATGCAGCTGGAGAGGGAGGGCATCTTCATGGAAGACACGGCCTG TTTTTACCTGGCAGAGATCTCCATGGCTCTGGGTCACTTGCACCAGAAGGGCATCATCTACCGAGACCTAAAACCTGAAAACATCATGCTCAACAGTCAAG GTCATGTAAAACTGACCGACTTCGGTCTGTGCAAAGAATCCATTCATGATGGGACggtcacacacactttctgtgGAACCATCGAATATAT GGCTCCAGAGATCTTGATGAGAAGTGGGCACAACAGAGCAGTGGACTGGTGGAGTCTGGGAGCTCTGATGTACGACATGCTCACAGGAGCG CCACCATTCACTGGTGAGAACCGAAAAAAGACCATCGACAAGATCTTGAAATGCAAGCTCAACCTCCCGCCTTACCTCACACAAGAAGCCAGAGATCTCCTGAAACGG TTGCTGAAGAGAAATGCCTCATCACGGCTGGGAGCAGGAGCAGGAGACGCCACAGAAGTGCAG GCTCACCCTTTCTTTCGGCACATCAACTGGGAGGATTTGTTGGCTCGGAAAGTGGAGCCTCCCTTCAAGCCCATTTTG CAATCAGCAGATGATGTGAGTCAGTTTGATTCAAAGTTCACCAGTCAGACACCAGTCGACAGCCCTGATGATTCGACCCTCAGTGAGAGCGCTAATCAAGCCTTCCTG GGTTTCACATATGTTGCTCCATCAGTCctggaaaatattaaagaaagattttcaTACGAGCCTAAAATCCGCTCACCTCGACGGATCACAGGCAGCCCAAGAACAGCTCTCAG CCCAGGCTGGTCCCGTAGCCCTCTCCTCCCCGGCGTAGGACCAAGCGTCCTCCAGTCTCCTCAGGACCAGGCGATGGAATTGTCCATCCCAGAGCAGATGGACATCACAAGCAGCTCTGAGGCCTCAGCACCTCTACCCATCCGTCAGCCTACCGGGATAAACCTGGCTCAGATGAAGCAGCAAACCTACCCTGTCGTAGCCAAACGGCCCGAGCATCTACGTATGAACCTATGA
- the tubd1 gene encoding tubulin delta chain, producing MSVVTVQLGQCGNQVGQELFDIVCGDAQEGQRKTYSTASCERFFHQTTQGDLEARAVLIDMEPKVINHSMTKAARSGRWRYGENSHLSQKQGSGNNWANGYCVHGPHHKDLVEELVRKEVERCDRLAGLIAMMSVAGGTGSGVGTYITECLRDIYPASFILNHLTWPYGTGEVIVQNYNSVLTLAHLYQLSDAIMVHENDTLHRICSQLLKIKQISFSDINRVIAHQLGSVLQPALTPDSHGNYSRNPLGELVSALACHPEYKLLSVCTIPQMPSSSIAYSTFSWTGLLKHLRQMLISNSKMEEGIDWQVRPPAVSGRTGSSFNTSLANLLILRGKDVYSAETGSFEDPSIYTPWLSSEEAFTAWKSPVPFNKYEKSATLVSNSQALLRPLDDMVRKAWNMFASRAYIHQYIKFGISEEDFLDSFTSLEQVISSYSQLQC from the exons ATGTCTGTAGTAACAGTTCAGCTCGGTCAGTGCGGTAATCAGGTGGGTCAGGAACTCTTTGACATCGTATGTGGTGATGCTCAGGAGGGCCAAAGGAAAACATACAGCACAGCCAGCTGTGAGCGCTTCTTCCACCAAACTACGCAGGGAG ACCTTGAGGCCAGAGCGGTGCTAATAGACATGGAGCCCAAAGTGATCAACCACAGCATGACCAAGGCTGCGAGGTCTGGTAGGTGGAGATACGGAGAAAACTCGCACTTAAGTCAAAAGCAAGGTTCGGGAAACAATTGGGCTAATGG GTATTGTGTCCATGGTCCACATCACAAAGATCTGGTGGAGGAACTTGTGAGGAAGGAGGTAGAACGCTGTGACAGATTGGCAGGTCTCATAGCCATGATGAGTGTTGCTGGGGGAACGGGGTCCGGGGTTGGTACATATATTACAGAGTGTCTAAGAGACATCTACCCAGCATCGTTCATCCTCAACCACCTCACTTGGCCGTATGGGACCGGGGAG GTGATTGTCCAGAACTATAACTCAGTGTTGACGCTGGCACATCTCTACCAGCTCTCTGATGCCATCATGGTACATGAGAACGACACATTGCACAGGATCTGCAGTCAGCTGCTCAAGATCAAACAAATCTCTTTCAGTGACATCAACAGGGTTATCGCTCACCAGCTGGGCAGTGTACTGCAGCCTGCACTCACCCCAGATTCCCATGGAAACTACAGCAGAAATCCTCTTG GTGAACTGGTGAGTGCTCTTGCTTGCCATCCGGAGTACAAGCTGTTGAGTGTGTGCACTATCCCTCAGATGCCTAGTTCCTCCATAGCCTACAGCACATTCAGCTGGACGGGGTTGCTCAAACACCTACGACAGATGCTGATCTCCAACAGCAAGATGGAAGAAG GTATAGACTGGCAGGTGCGTCCACCTGCAGTTTCTGGGAGGACAGGAAGCAGCTTCAACACATCACTGGCCAACCTGCTCATACTGAGAGGGAAAGATGTTTACAGCGCAGAGACGG GCAGCTTTGAAGACCCATCCATCTATACCCCCTGGCTTTCATCAGAAGAAGCTTTCACCGCATGGAAATCTCCAGTTCCCTTTAATAAGTATGAGAAGTCTGCCACGCTGGTCAGTAATAGTCAGGCTCTGCTCAGACCCTTAGATGACATGGTGAGAAAGGCGTGGAATATGTTTGCCTCCAG GGCCTACATCCATCAGTATATTAAGTTTGGCATCTCGGAGGAGGACTTCCTGGACAGTTTTACATCTCTCGAGCAGGTCATCTCTAGCTATAGTCAACTCCAGTGCTAG
- the vmp1 gene encoding vacuole membrane protein 1, whose protein sequence is MAANGASCEQPQKRAGTKDKQNGKSADLSVKDRRQKDKEERLSLVLWRRPVTTLHYFLLEALIKLQELTFKLWQQRCPVFLFLVLCSLFSFAYYTEGTHQQYVQYLEKKFLWCAYWVGLGILSSVGLGTGLHTFLLYLGPHIASVTLAAYECGSTDFPEPPYPDQIVCPQGEVMDVSISLFSIMSKVRLEACMWGAGTAIGELPPYFMARAARQSGADPDDEDYEEFEEMLEQAEGAQDFVTRAKLGVQHMVQKVGFFGILACASIPNPLFDLAGITCGHFLVPFWTFFGATLIGKAIIKMHIQKLFVIITFSKHIVEQMVSLIGSIPKLGPSLQKPFSQYLEAQRNKLHHSGGSAPADENWLSWVFEKVVLVMVCYFVISIVNSMAQSYAKRLQLLRHSEEKTK, encoded by the exons ATGGCAGCCAATGGAGCCAGCTGTGAACAGCCTCAGAAACGCGCAGGAACTAAAGATAAACAAAATGGAAAGTCTGCAG ACTTATCAGTAAAAGACAGACGACAGAAGGACAAAGAGGAGCGTCTTTCTCTGGTGTTATGGAGGAGGCCAGTCACAACTCTACATTACTTTCTTCTGGAAGCCCTCATTAAGCTACAGGAGTTGACTTTTAA GCTCTGGCAACAACGATGCCCAGTGTTCTTATTTTTGGTGTTATGTTCTCTCTTCTCATTTGCATATTATACTGAGGGAACGCACCAACAA TATGTTCAGTACCTGGAAAAGAAGTTCTTGTGGTGTGCCTACTGGGTAGGCCTTGGGATCCTGTCTTCAGTAGGACTTGGGACTGGTCTGCACACCTTCCTTCTTTATCTG GGTCCACACATAGCATCAGTAACCCTGGCAGCATATGAGTGTGGATCTACAGACTTCCCAGAGCCTCCCTATCCAGACCAGATTGTCTGTCCCCAAGGTGAAGTCATGGACGTCAGCATCTCCCTCTTCTCAATCATGTCAAAAGTCCGACTGGAGGCCTGCATGTGG GGTGCCGGCACCGCCATCGGAGAGCTGCCTCCGTATTTCATGGCCAGAGCAGCTCGTCAGTCTGGAGCTGATCCAGATGATGAAGATTATGAGGAGTTTGAGGAGATGCTCGAGCAGGCAGAGGGTGCTCAG GATTTTGTCACAAGAGCAAAGCTGGGAGTCCAGCATATGGTGCAGAAAGTGGGATTCTTTGGGATCTTGGCTTGCGCCTCA attCCTAATCCTCTCTTTGACTTGGCTGGAATAACCTGCGGCCATTTCCTGGTTCCCTTCTGGACTTTCTTTGGAGCAACTCTGATTGGGAAAGCTATCATCAAGATGCATATACAG AAACTTTTTGTTATCATTACCTTCAGCAAGCACATAGTGGAGCAAATGGTGTCACTCATTGG GTCCATCCCTAAACTAGGACCATCACTCCAGAAGCCCTTCAGTCAGTACCTGGAAGCACAGAGGAACAAGCTGCACCATTCTGGAGGAAGCGCACCAGCG GATGAGAATTGGCTGTCGTGGGTGTTTGAGAAGGTGGTGCTGGTCATGGTTTGCTACTTTGTCATCTCCATCGTCAACTCCATGGCTCAGAGCTACGCCAAGCGGCTGCAGCTGCTGAGGCACTCGGAAGAGAAAACCAAGTGA